The sequence below is a genomic window from Mycobacterium sp. ITM-2016-00316.
CGAGATTCGTCTGGTTGACCATGCTCCCACCTGGCTGCCGATGATGAGCCGAGGCTAGGCGCAAGGCGTTTCGAGGTGTTTCTCCGTTCGTTACGACGCGGTTAAACGACGCCCGGGCAGCGCCGCACTGCGCAAAACGCCGGATTCCGTGCGTCTTCTGCCATGGGCATGGCGCCGCCGACGCGGTGATATGGAGCCAGAGCAACCCCACCCCGCAATTCACGGAAGGAACCCGCGCATGGTCTACGACCCCGCCTCACCCGTCATCACCGAGATCGAACAACGGCGTTCGGCAACCGGGATCAGCTGGCAGAAGCTGGCCGAGCACATCGACCGACCGCTGGTGTGGACGGTGGCGGCTCTGCTGGGCAGCCATCCGATGCCGGCCAAGGAAGCCGTCGCGGCCGGCGACCTGCTCGACCTCAGCCCCGAAACCGTTGCCGCACTGCAGCGGCAGCCCTACCGGACCGCCGATCCTGCGCTGCAGACCGACCCGACGATCTACCGGTTCGTGGAGCTCATCAACGTCTACGGACCGGCCTTCAAGGCGTTGATCCATGAGGAGTTCGGCGACGGCATCATGAGCGCGATCAACTGCAACGTCTCGTTCGAGCGGCGCGCGGATCCCGGTGGAGACCGCGTCGTCGTGACCATCGACGGCAAGTTCCTGCCCTACCAGTGGTGAATCCCACCGAAAGGAATCAGCCCATGTCCTATGTCAAACCCGCCGAGCTCGCCATCCGGATCATCGATGCCGGCGAGTCCAAGGTGTTCATGTCCACCCGTGACACGCTCATCCGGTCCTTCATGGCCGGCGCGATCCTGGCCCTCGCCGCGGCCTTCGCGGTGACGATCTCGGTCAAGACGGGGGAGCCACTGCTGGGCGCGGTGCTCTTCCCGGTCGGCTTCTGCATGCTGCACCTCCTCGGATTCGATCTTCTGACAGCGGTTTTCACGCTGGTGCCGCTGGCCTGGCTGGACAAGCGCCCGGGTGTGACGCTCAAGCCGATGCTGCGCAACTGGGGCCTGGTGTTCGTCGGCAACCTGCTCGGCGCGCTCACCGTCGCGGTGTTCATGGCGGTCTACTTCACCTACGGGTTCAGTGTCGAACCGGATGCCGTCGGTCAGGCGATCGGGGACATCGGTGCGGGGCGGACGGTCGGCTACGCCGAGCACGGCGCCGCCGGGATGCTGACGTTGTTCCTGCGCGGCGTCATGTGCAACTGGATGGTGTCGATGGGTGTGGTCGGAGCGATGATGTCGGACAGCTTGCCCGGCAAGGTGATCGCGATGTGGATGCCCATCATGGTCTTCTTCTATCTCGGATTCGAGCACTCGATCGTGAACATGTTCCTGTTCCCGTCGGGTCTGCTGCTCGGCGGTGAGTTCACCGT
It includes:
- the cynS gene encoding cyanase, with amino-acid sequence MVYDPASPVITEIEQRRSATGISWQKLAEHIDRPLVWTVAALLGSHPMPAKEAVAAGDLLDLSPETVAALQRQPYRTADPALQTDPTIYRFVELINVYGPAFKALIHEEFGDGIMSAINCNVSFERRADPGGDRVVVTIDGKFLPYQW
- a CDS encoding formate/nitrite transporter family protein, with product MSYVKPAELAIRIIDAGESKVFMSTRDTLIRSFMAGAILALAAAFAVTISVKTGEPLLGAVLFPVGFCMLHLLGFDLLTAVFTLVPLAWLDKRPGVTLKPMLRNWGLVFVGNLLGALTVAVFMAVYFTYGFSVEPDAVGQAIGDIGAGRTVGYAEHGAAGMLTLFLRGVMCNWMVSMGVVGAMMSDSLPGKVIAMWMPIMVFFYLGFEHSIVNMFLFPSGLLLGGEFTVVDYLLWNEIPTVLGNLVGGLAFVGLVIYATHGRTAPSRPRPGDLVSVDQVPVPSKI